A genomic window from Cupriavidus metallidurans CH34 includes:
- the acnA gene encoding aconitate hydratase AcnA, with product MPHNLNNTLKEFKLGTGGRGQYYSLPQLGKALGVKIERLPVSIRVVLESVLRNCDGKKVTEEHVRQLANWKPNAERVDEIPFVVARVVLQDFTGVPLLADLAAMRNVAEKMGKNPKKIEPLVPVDLVVDHSVQIDHFREKNALDLNMQLEFKRNNERYQFMKWGMQAFDTFGVVQPGFGIVHQVNLEYLARGVHKKDGVYYPDTLVGTDSHTTMINGIGVVGWGVGGIEAEAGMLGQPVYFLTPDVVGVELKGRLREGVTATDLVLTITEMLRREKVVGKFVEFFGEGTASLTTPDRATIGNMAPEYGATMGFFPVDEKTIDYFRGTGRTDEEIAAFEGYFRAQGMFGVPRAGEIDYSKTLTLDLGTVAPSLAGPKRPQDRIEIGHVKETFKSLFAKPVAENGFNKDVADLDREYTNADGVKVHNGDVLIAAITSCTNTSNPSVLLAAGLLAKKAVEAGLKVAPHIKTSLAPGSRVVTEYLKAAGLLPYLDKLGFGVTAYGCTTCIGNAGDLTQALNDTIVQNDIVAAAVLSGNRNFEARIHPNIRANFLASPPLVVAYAIAGNVTRDLMTEPVGKGKGGKDIWLGDIWPTSEEIHALLKYAMDAKTFKGNYEQVRKPSKLWAAIKGTKGQVYDWPKSTYIAEPPFFQDFALEPSGEAVTVRGARALGVFGDSVTTDHISPAGSIKDTSPAGKYLLSHGVLKADFNSYGSRRGNHEVMMRGTFANVRIKNLMIPAKADGSRVEGGITLHQPTGEELSIYDAAMKYIAEGTPTVVFGGEEYGTGSSRDWAAKGTQLLGVKAVIARSFERIHRSNLVGMGVLPLQFKGNDSVQSLGIVGNETFDVEGIEGDLKPQQDVTLVIHRANGDTQRVPVLLRIDTPIEVDYYNHGGILPFVLRQLLAA from the coding sequence ATGCCCCACAATCTCAATAACACCCTGAAAGAATTCAAGCTCGGCACTGGCGGCCGCGGTCAGTACTATTCCCTGCCCCAGCTGGGCAAGGCCCTGGGCGTGAAGATCGAACGCCTGCCGGTGTCGATTCGTGTGGTCCTGGAATCCGTGCTGCGCAACTGCGACGGCAAGAAGGTGACCGAGGAACACGTCCGCCAACTGGCTAACTGGAAGCCGAACGCCGAGCGCGTGGATGAAATCCCGTTCGTCGTGGCCCGCGTGGTGCTGCAGGACTTCACGGGCGTGCCGCTGCTGGCCGACCTGGCTGCCATGCGCAACGTGGCCGAGAAGATGGGCAAGAACCCGAAGAAGATCGAGCCACTGGTTCCCGTGGACCTGGTGGTCGACCACTCGGTGCAGATCGACCACTTCCGCGAAAAGAACGCCCTGGACCTGAACATGCAACTGGAGTTCAAGCGCAATAACGAGCGCTACCAGTTCATGAAGTGGGGGATGCAGGCATTCGACACCTTTGGCGTGGTGCAGCCCGGCTTCGGCATCGTGCACCAGGTCAACCTGGAATATCTGGCGCGCGGCGTGCACAAGAAGGATGGCGTCTATTATCCGGACACCCTCGTCGGCACCGATTCCCACACCACGATGATCAACGGCATTGGCGTGGTCGGCTGGGGCGTGGGCGGTATCGAAGCCGAAGCCGGCATGCTGGGCCAGCCGGTCTACTTCCTGACCCCGGACGTGGTGGGCGTGGAACTGAAGGGCCGGTTGCGCGAAGGCGTGACCGCCACCGATCTGGTGCTGACCATCACCGAGATGCTGCGTCGCGAAAAGGTCGTCGGCAAGTTCGTGGAATTCTTCGGCGAAGGCACGGCCAGCCTGACCACGCCGGACCGCGCCACTATCGGCAACATGGCGCCCGAGTACGGCGCGACGATGGGCTTCTTCCCGGTCGACGAGAAGACGATCGACTATTTCCGTGGCACAGGCCGCACCGACGAGGAAATCGCCGCGTTCGAGGGCTACTTCCGCGCCCAGGGAATGTTCGGCGTTCCGCGCGCTGGCGAGATCGACTACAGCAAGACGTTGACGCTGGACCTGGGCACCGTGGCCCCGTCACTGGCCGGCCCGAAGCGCCCGCAGGACCGTATCGAGATCGGTCACGTCAAGGAAACGTTCAAGTCGCTGTTTGCCAAGCCAGTGGCCGAGAACGGCTTCAACAAGGACGTCGCCGACCTGGACCGCGAGTACACGAACGCCGACGGCGTGAAGGTGCACAACGGCGATGTGCTGATTGCCGCGATCACGTCGTGCACGAACACGTCGAACCCCAGCGTGCTGCTGGCCGCCGGCCTGCTGGCCAAGAAGGCCGTGGAAGCCGGCCTGAAGGTCGCGCCCCACATCAAGACGTCGCTGGCCCCTGGCAGCCGCGTGGTCACGGAATACCTGAAGGCCGCCGGCCTGCTGCCGTACCTGGACAAGCTCGGCTTCGGCGTCACCGCGTACGGCTGCACCACCTGTATCGGTAACGCCGGCGACCTGACCCAGGCGCTCAACGACACGATCGTGCAGAACGACATCGTGGCCGCCGCCGTACTGTCGGGCAACCGCAACTTCGAAGCCCGGATCCACCCGAACATCCGCGCCAACTTCCTGGCATCGCCGCCGCTGGTGGTGGCTTACGCCATCGCCGGCAACGTCACGCGCGACCTGATGACCGAGCCGGTGGGCAAGGGCAAGGGTGGCAAGGACATCTGGCTGGGCGACATCTGGCCGACGTCGGAAGAAATCCATGCGCTGCTGAAGTACGCGATGGACGCCAAGACGTTCAAGGGCAACTACGAGCAGGTCAGGAAGCCGAGCAAGCTGTGGGCAGCGATCAAGGGCACGAAGGGCCAGGTCTACGACTGGCCGAAATCGACCTACATCGCCGAGCCGCCGTTCTTCCAGGACTTCGCGCTCGAGCCGAGCGGCGAGGCCGTGACCGTCCGTGGCGCCCGCGCCCTGGGTGTGTTCGGCGACTCCGTGACGACCGACCATATCTCCCCGGCCGGTTCGATCAAGGACACCTCCCCTGCCGGCAAGTACCTGCTGTCGCATGGCGTGCTCAAGGCCGACTTCAACAGCTACGGCTCGCGCCGCGGCAACCATGAGGTGATGATGCGCGGCACGTTCGCCAACGTGCGCATCAAGAACCTGATGATCCCGGCCAAGGCCGACGGCTCCCGCGTGGAAGGTGGCATCACGCTGCACCAGCCCACCGGTGAAGAATTGTCGATCTATGACGCCGCGATGAAGTACATCGCCGAAGGCACGCCCACAGTGGTGTTCGGTGGCGAAGAGTACGGCACGGGCTCGTCGCGCGACTGGGCGGCCAAGGGCACCCAGCTGCTGGGCGTGAAGGCCGTGATCGCACGCAGCTTCGAGCGTATCCACCGTTCGAACCTGGTGGGCATGGGCGTGCTGCCGCTGCAGTTCAAGGGCAACGACAGCGTGCAGTCGCTCGGCATCGTCGGCAACGAAACCTTCGACGTGGAAGGCATCGAAGGCGACCTGAAGCCGCAGCAGGACGTGACGCTGGTCATCCACCGCGCCAACGGCGACACGCAACGCGTACCGGTGCTGCTCCGCATCGACACGCCGATCGAGGTCGACTACTACAACCACGGCGGCATCCTGCCGTTCGTGCTGCGTCAACTGCTGGCCGCCTGA
- a CDS encoding DUF2863 family protein, with the protein MAGFRPKSSARLSPDAERLVADALALDASGSRMEDGYWERRLSQRLHRLLKNGSQTALDAALEHLFKHNADASDVLAEQAETLAESATIEVDGAKLDVLLIAAPILAHTRYAIPSGALKPELAQTLAVHLQAHVLATGTKVALSPYLYSIDQLPRSHSDTFALTHKLATAALAGTMPKVDLRDLPETAPILADPRYLLAVVVAPHEGALFRWQEDAKEHHAERSVCLEQWRQQVQPTVALLLPGCEFELLLPDAFFLSCRESDKSIRPLTVRAAVNYLCGTLDVPAGQLAAVVAGFGEEVVEEYRVGFTMRGEKEVIYGIVWPVYGREAGEADAEEKGNPVEQICEELRNAGVEDIFRHAALFDPEYCEDCGTPLYADRSGEIVHAELPEDAPTQQPLFH; encoded by the coding sequence ATGGCAGGTTTTCGCCCCAAGTCTTCCGCCAGACTCTCTCCTGACGCCGAACGGCTGGTGGCCGACGCGCTCGCCCTGGATGCATCGGGCAGCCGCATGGAGGACGGGTATTGGGAGCGTCGGCTGTCGCAGCGGCTCCATCGCCTGCTGAAAAACGGCAGCCAGACCGCGCTCGACGCCGCGCTCGAACACCTGTTCAAGCACAACGCCGATGCGTCCGACGTGCTGGCCGAACAGGCCGAGACCCTGGCCGAATCGGCCACTATCGAAGTCGACGGCGCCAAGCTGGATGTGCTGCTGATCGCGGCACCGATCCTGGCCCATACACGCTACGCAATTCCGTCGGGCGCGCTGAAGCCGGAACTGGCCCAGACGCTGGCCGTGCATCTGCAGGCGCATGTGCTGGCCACCGGCACCAAGGTGGCGCTGTCGCCGTACCTCTACAGCATCGACCAGCTGCCGCGCAGCCATAGCGACACCTTCGCGCTGACCCACAAGCTGGCTACTGCCGCACTGGCCGGGACCATGCCGAAGGTGGACCTGCGCGATCTGCCCGAAACCGCGCCGATCCTGGCCGACCCGCGCTACCTGCTGGCCGTGGTGGTGGCCCCGCACGAAGGTGCGCTGTTCCGCTGGCAAGAGGATGCCAAGGAACACCACGCCGAGCGTTCGGTGTGCCTGGAACAGTGGCGCCAGCAGGTGCAGCCGACCGTCGCGCTGCTGCTGCCCGGCTGCGAGTTCGAACTGTTGCTGCCGGATGCCTTCTTCCTGTCGTGCCGCGAATCGGACAAGAGCATCCGTCCGCTGACCGTGCGCGCCGCCGTGAACTACCTGTGCGGCACGCTCGATGTGCCGGCCGGCCAACTGGCTGCCGTGGTGGCCGGGTTCGGCGAGGAAGTGGTTGAGGAATATCGCGTCGGCTTCACGATGCGTGGCGAGAAGGAAGTGATCTACGGCATCGTCTGGCCTGTCTATGGCCGCGAAGCTGGCGAGGCCGATGCCGAGGAAAAGGGCAATCCGGTCGAGCAGATCTGCGAGGAGCTGCGCAACGCCGGTGTCGAGGACATCTTCCGCCATGCGGCGCTGTTCGATCCGGAATATTGCGAGGATTGCGGCACCCCGCTCTACGCGGACCGCTCCGGCGAAATCGTCCACGCGGAACTGCCCGAGGACGCGCCGACGCAACAGCCGCTGTTCCACTGA
- the trmB gene encoding tRNA (guanine(46)-N(7))-methyltransferase TrmB, protein MFANSRTISSAQSDIHEHLAALVERHLAEPFRKPIGAPSQHAFDAAIDAWQRAGSAPLILDAGCGVGESTLRLATAFPDHYVIGVDQSEKRLTAGKDWWDAPLPENFHWARADLVDFWRLVQSAGVRVTRHYVLYPNPWPKIGHLSRRWHGHAVFPALAACGDYLECRSNWKIYIDEFAAALTMVGRPTQTESWQPEASMTPFERKYAASGHGLWRCVSVR, encoded by the coding sequence ATGTTTGCCAATTCCCGCACAATTTCGTCGGCACAGTCCGATATCCATGAGCATCTGGCCGCGCTGGTGGAGCGTCATCTGGCCGAGCCATTCCGCAAGCCGATTGGCGCGCCGAGCCAGCACGCGTTCGACGCGGCCATCGACGCATGGCAGCGGGCGGGCAGCGCGCCGCTGATTCTCGATGCGGGCTGCGGTGTCGGGGAAAGCACGTTGCGTCTCGCTACGGCATTTCCGGATCACTATGTCATTGGTGTGGATCAATCGGAAAAGCGCCTGACGGCCGGCAAGGATTGGTGGGATGCACCCCTGCCCGAAAACTTCCATTGGGCGCGCGCGGATCTGGTCGATTTCTGGCGGTTGGTGCAGAGCGCGGGTGTGCGGGTCACGCGGCACTATGTGCTGTATCCGAACCCGTGGCCCAAGATTGGCCATTTGAGCCGGCGCTGGCATGGACACGCCGTATTTCCCGCACTGGCGGCGTGCGGTGACTATCTCGAATGCCGCAGCAACTGGAAGATCTACATCGACGAGTTCGCGGCCGCGCTGACGATGGTGGGGCGTCCGACGCAAACCGAATCGTGGCAGCCGGAGGCATCAATGACGCCGTTCGAGCGCAAGTACGCGGCGTCAGGGCATGGCTTGTGGCGCTGCGTGAGTGTTCGATGA
- a CDS encoding ABC transporter substrate-binding protein, with protein MIRRTLLQASLSIALSATALTLLPAQAAHAEDLRIGLAADVTSMDPHWNNSGPNNAIALHIFESLVFMDKNARYIPGLALSWKPLNAITWEIKLRPNVKWHDGSPFTSEDVKASLERPEKLTNAPGSFTSYTKPIARIDTPDPLTVRLTMSVPNYANLANDLNSVPIMPKKIAANLTQADFDSGKAMIGTGPFKFVRFARGQEIVMTKNPDYWGPKPEWDRAIFRILTDNGARSAALLAGDVDVIESVPSADVAKLKQNPKFKIEQTVSWRTIFWQMDQSRDNPPFVTDKAGKPLGKNPFKDARVRAAISKALNRDAIVSRIMEGLAVPASSIVSPQIFGHPGTKPDAYDVEGAKKLLAAAGYPDGFGLTLHATNNRYLNDAQVAQATAGMLTRIGIQTKVETLPVATYFTRARQGEFAFEMLGWGSAAADVALRSITGTPNPKTGYGTWNWGKYSNPQLDQLIEKSLTTISSDKAREENARAAAKFALADHAIIPSHSQLAMWAMRKGLRYEARTDEWSLAQFFHKE; from the coding sequence ATGATCCGCCGCACGCTGCTGCAAGCATCCCTTTCGATTGCGTTGAGCGCCACCGCGCTCACGCTTTTGCCCGCCCAGGCGGCTCATGCCGAAGACCTGCGCATCGGCCTGGCCGCCGACGTGACGTCCATGGACCCGCACTGGAACAACTCGGGCCCGAACAACGCCATCGCACTCCATATCTTCGAGTCGCTCGTATTCATGGACAAGAACGCGCGCTACATTCCCGGCCTCGCGCTATCGTGGAAGCCACTCAACGCGATCACGTGGGAGATCAAGCTTCGCCCGAACGTGAAATGGCATGACGGCTCGCCGTTCACGAGCGAGGACGTCAAGGCGTCACTGGAGCGCCCCGAGAAGCTGACCAACGCGCCGGGGTCGTTCACCAGCTACACCAAGCCGATCGCCCGCATCGACACGCCCGACCCGCTGACCGTGCGCCTGACCATGAGCGTGCCGAATTATGCGAACCTGGCCAATGATCTGAACAGCGTGCCGATCATGCCGAAGAAGATTGCCGCGAATCTGACCCAGGCCGATTTCGATTCGGGCAAGGCGATGATCGGCACGGGTCCGTTCAAGTTCGTGCGCTTCGCGCGCGGCCAGGAAATCGTGATGACGAAGAATCCCGACTACTGGGGGCCAAAGCCCGAATGGGACCGCGCAATCTTCCGGATCCTGACCGACAATGGCGCGCGCTCGGCCGCCCTGCTTGCCGGCGATGTGGACGTGATCGAAAGCGTGCCATCCGCCGACGTGGCGAAGCTCAAGCAGAACCCGAAGTTCAAGATCGAGCAGACGGTGTCGTGGCGCACGATCTTCTGGCAGATGGACCAGTCACGCGACAACCCGCCGTTCGTCACGGACAAGGCAGGCAAGCCGCTCGGCAAGAATCCTTTCAAGGACGCGCGCGTGCGCGCGGCGATCAGCAAGGCCCTCAACCGCGACGCCATTGTCAGCCGCATCATGGAAGGCTTGGCGGTGCCGGCCTCGTCGATCGTCTCGCCGCAGATCTTCGGCCATCCTGGCACCAAGCCGGACGCCTATGACGTGGAAGGTGCGAAGAAGCTGCTGGCCGCCGCAGGCTATCCGGACGGCTTCGGCCTCACGCTGCACGCCACGAACAATCGCTATCTGAATGACGCCCAGGTTGCGCAGGCCACGGCCGGGATGCTGACGCGTATCGGCATCCAGACCAAGGTTGAGACGCTGCCCGTTGCCACGTACTTCACGCGCGCGCGCCAGGGGGAATTTGCATTCGAGATGCTAGGCTGGGGATCGGCCGCTGCCGACGTGGCGCTACGCTCGATCACGGGCACCCCGAACCCGAAGACCGGCTACGGCACGTGGAACTGGGGCAAGTACAGCAATCCGCAGCTTGATCAGCTGATCGAGAAATCGCTGACGACGATCTCCAGCGACAAGGCCCGCGAGGAGAATGCCCGCGCGGCGGCCAAGTTCGCGCTGGCCGACCACGCGATCATCCCGTCGCACAGCCAGCTTGCAATGTGGGCGATGCGCAAGGGCCTGCGCTATGAGGCGCGCACCGACGAGTGGTCGCTGGCGCAGTTCTTCCATAAGGAATGA
- a CDS encoding class I SAM-dependent methyltransferase yields MTLLKRKSIEAVASRRPARGERETSRRKLSGDAGDVDNAGEKRMTPRFAPVTFSEMDGVRYLHFGTEWVQGAMRLRKPDAIELEYAQQMMAWLLFLSPSAADFHVAQLGLGAAALTKFCHRQFARAKVTAVELNPAVIVAGRSMFGLREDDARLSVREQDAWDFVMDGAQTASIDALQVDLYDATARGPVLDTTAFYRACRRVLKAPGVMTINLFGDHESFPKNIVRICDAFDNRVLVFPEVHDGNIIALAFNGPAIDVSWETLEARAEVVEATTKLPAKDWVKKLRAANARQEERLAI; encoded by the coding sequence ATGACGCTTTTGAAACGCAAATCTATCGAGGCCGTGGCCTCGCGCCGCCCCGCGCGCGGCGAACGTGAAACCTCGCGCAGGAAGCTGTCCGGCGACGCCGGCGATGTCGACAATGCCGGCGAGAAGCGCATGACGCCGCGCTTCGCGCCGGTGACGTTCTCGGAAATGGATGGCGTGCGCTATCTCCATTTCGGCACCGAGTGGGTGCAGGGCGCGATGCGCCTGCGCAAGCCCGATGCCATCGAACTCGAGTACGCCCAGCAGATGATGGCCTGGCTGCTGTTCCTGTCGCCGTCGGCTGCGGATTTCCACGTGGCGCAACTGGGCCTGGGCGCCGCCGCGCTGACCAAGTTCTGCCATCGCCAATTCGCCCGTGCGAAGGTAACGGCCGTCGAGTTGAATCCCGCCGTGATCGTGGCCGGCCGCAGCATGTTCGGCCTGCGCGAGGACGATGCGCGCCTGTCCGTGCGCGAGCAGGATGCATGGGACTTCGTGATGGATGGCGCGCAGACAGCGTCGATCGACGCGTTGCAGGTCGACCTGTACGACGCCACCGCGCGTGGCCCGGTCCTCGATACCACGGCGTTCTATCGTGCCTGCCGTCGCGTGCTCAAGGCGCCTGGCGTGATGACGATCAACCTGTTCGGAGACCACGAGAGTTTCCCGAAGAACATCGTGCGTATCTGCGACGCGTTCGACAATCGCGTGCTGGTGTTCCCCGAAGTGCATGACGGCAACATCATCGCGCTGGCGTTCAACGGGCCGGCGATCGACGTGTCTTGGGAAACGCTGGAGGCGAGGGCGGAAGTGGTGGAGGCCACCACGAAGCTGCCGGCGAAGGACTGGGTGAAGAAGCTGCGCGCGGCGAATGCGCGGCAGGAAGAGCGGCTGGCGATCTGA
- a CDS encoding tetratricopeptide repeat protein, translated as MSNLGIGGIGLHVIVAIFFAVHAVRTHQNMYWLLLLFLFPGLGSIVYFFAVYLPSLRDSRGARAASRAIKQIVDPNRAVREAREAFDRAPTVDHRMRLGAALLEVGNAAEALEHYQAAANGPFASDPALLEGLARAQVATGRHADAQATLEKLFAAHPQARDQAEPALLYARALSALDAPGTRDAFERSLTCASDAAPRCLYADWLSRQGDAADRERAKSLYSEIVHDARHWPRHAREHNREWLQRAQVALGQ; from the coding sequence ATGTCCAATCTCGGTATCGGCGGCATCGGCCTGCACGTGATCGTGGCGATTTTCTTCGCCGTGCACGCCGTTCGCACCCACCAGAACATGTACTGGTTGCTGCTGCTATTCCTGTTCCCGGGCCTAGGCAGCATCGTCTATTTCTTCGCAGTTTATTTGCCTAGCCTGCGCGACTCGCGCGGGGCGCGGGCAGCGTCGCGGGCGATCAAGCAGATCGTCGATCCGAACCGGGCCGTACGCGAAGCGCGCGAGGCATTCGACCGGGCGCCGACTGTCGATCACCGCATGCGCCTGGGTGCTGCCTTGCTGGAAGTGGGCAACGCGGCCGAGGCGCTCGAGCACTATCAGGCCGCGGCCAACGGCCCGTTTGCGTCCGATCCGGCATTGCTTGAGGGGCTGGCGCGCGCCCAGGTCGCCACGGGCCGCCATGCCGATGCGCAGGCGACGCTTGAGAAGCTGTTTGCCGCGCATCCGCAGGCGCGGGACCAGGCCGAACCCGCATTGCTTTACGCGCGTGCGCTGTCCGCGCTCGATGCGCCCGGCACGCGCGACGCCTTCGAGCGCTCGCTGACCTGCGCCAGCGATGCCGCGCCGCGCTGTCTGTATGCCGACTGGCTTTCCCGCCAGGGTGATGCAGCCGACCGTGAGCGCGCCAAGTCGCTGTACTCGGAAATTGTTCACGACGCGCGCCACTGGCCGCGTCACGCCCGCGAGCACAATCGCGAATGGCTCCAGCGCGCGCAGGTCGCGCTGGGCCAATGA
- a CDS encoding ArsR/SmtB family transcription factor, giving the protein MSNSNDPLSSVFAALADPTRRAILARLAEGEAPVSELARPFDMSAPAISKHLRVLADAGLIEREVNARWRICHLRPGALRDAHGWLETYRRHWEDNLDRLVAFVEQAHTVTDDKGFKS; this is encoded by the coding sequence ATGTCCAATTCCAACGACCCGCTCTCCTCGGTTTTCGCCGCCCTGGCCGACCCCACCCGTCGCGCGATTCTTGCGCGGCTGGCGGAAGGTGAAGCCCCTGTGAGCGAACTCGCCCGTCCGTTCGACATGTCGGCCCCGGCCATCTCCAAGCACCTGCGTGTGCTGGCCGATGCCGGGCTGATCGAGCGGGAAGTCAACGCGCGTTGGCGCATCTGTCACTTGCGCCCCGGTGCGCTTCGCGACGCGCATGGCTGGCTGGAAACGTATCGGCGGCATTGGGAGGACAACCTCGACAGGCTCGTCGCCTTTGTCGAGCAGGCGCATACAGTCACCGATGACAAGGGGTTCAAGTCATGA
- a CDS encoding SRPBCC domain-containing protein, with protein MTEAATFHLEMTRQIRAPRERVFDAFTDQAALAAWHCPRGMRVLEASADARVGGRYRLVMGSRDGSQHMVGGEYQKIDRANFLAYTWQWEGGELPEGTRTLIEVTLTDKDGGTLLHMRHSGFPDTATRDAHTSGWQSVFNRLSDYVDAEGSAGTVTVYGDGRSTYVRTVRMALAEKGIAYKLDPLTPRDPELLKHNPFGRIPAFTDGPLEFFETRAILSYIEEAFDGPSLISQAGPTARARCEQWISLINCHAYDAMVRRYVLQYVFPSGENGQPDRKTIDAALPDIAKQLDALEHAYGGRDFLAGNTLTMADLFFAPIVEYLGRFPESAAMLESRPNIRRAHAAMRARPSYAATQPNFG; from the coding sequence ATGACCGAAGCAGCTACGTTTCATCTGGAGATGACCCGCCAGATTCGCGCGCCGCGCGAACGGGTCTTCGATGCGTTCACGGACCAGGCGGCGCTCGCGGCCTGGCATTGCCCGCGCGGCATGCGCGTGCTGGAAGCCAGCGCCGATGCACGGGTCGGCGGGCGCTATCGGCTTGTGATGGGCAGCCGTGACGGGTCGCAGCACATGGTCGGCGGCGAGTACCAGAAGATCGACCGCGCCAATTTCCTGGCCTACACCTGGCAGTGGGAAGGTGGCGAGTTGCCAGAGGGCACCCGCACACTGATCGAGGTGACCCTGACTGACAAGGACGGCGGCACGCTCCTGCACATGCGTCACAGCGGCTTCCCGGACACCGCCACACGCGATGCACACACCAGCGGCTGGCAATCGGTATTCAACCGCCTGAGCGACTATGTGGATGCCGAAGGCAGCGCGGGTACCGTCACCGTCTATGGCGATGGCCGCAGCACCTATGTCCGCACCGTGCGCATGGCGCTGGCGGAGAAGGGCATTGCGTACAAGCTCGATCCTCTGACGCCGCGGGACCCCGAATTGCTGAAGCACAACCCGTTCGGCCGCATTCCGGCCTTCACCGACGGTCCGCTGGAGTTCTTCGAGACACGCGCCATCCTGAGCTATATTGAGGAAGCATTCGATGGCCCAAGCCTGATCTCGCAGGCCGGCCCCACGGCCCGCGCACGCTGCGAGCAATGGATCAGCCTCATCAACTGCCACGCGTATGACGCCATGGTGCGCCGCTACGTGCTGCAGTACGTCTTCCCGAGTGGCGAGAACGGCCAGCCTGACCGCAAGACGATCGACGCCGCCCTGCCCGACATCGCCAAACAGCTCGATGCGCTCGAGCATGCCTATGGCGGTCGCGATTTCCTGGCGGGCAACACGCTGACGATGGCCGATCTGTTCTTCGCCCCGATCGTGGAGTACCTGGGACGCTTTCCGGAAAGCGCCGCGATGCTGGAATCACGCCCGAACATCCGGCGGGCTCACGCAGCAATGCGGGCACGGCCCAGCTACGCGGCCACACAGCCGAACTTCGGCTAA
- a CDS encoding c-type cytochrome: MKASKKATMMVAASALLAASAWTIGAFADDRQGDSATAAPVSGADAQLVERGRYLATVADCAACHTAKNGKPFAGGLGIESPIGRIYSTNITPDKSSGIGKFSYDDFDRAVRHGIARDGSTLYPAMPYASYAKVKPSDMQALYAYFMHGVQPIERANKATDIPWPLSMRWPLRFWRMAFAPEVATDDPPVSNDPVARGRYLVEGLAHCGACHTPRGWGLQEKALSDDGKTYLSGGVIDNFLAKNLRGDQKDGLGTWTQDEIFAFLKSGRTKHSAAFGGMSEVVENSMQHVNDADLTAIAAYLKTLTSVNPSAAVLTANASATDKLRAGTDRSNGALTFVDNCAACHRTSGSGYESTFPRIALSSTVNSNDPTSLIHIVLMGGEMPWTKTGPTHYGMPGFAKRLTDRDIADVLTFVRTSWGNQAPPVSAEQVAKVRKSVGAASQPKRPENN, from the coding sequence ATGAAAGCAAGCAAGAAAGCAACAATGATGGTGGCGGCGTCGGCGCTGCTGGCGGCGTCGGCGTGGACCATCGGTGCGTTCGCCGATGACCGGCAGGGCGATTCGGCAACTGCCGCGCCAGTGTCGGGCGCCGATGCGCAATTGGTCGAACGAGGCCGCTATCTCGCGACGGTGGCCGACTGCGCGGCGTGTCACACGGCGAAGAACGGGAAGCCGTTCGCAGGCGGTCTTGGCATCGAATCGCCGATTGGCCGGATCTATTCGACCAATATCACGCCGGACAAAAGCTCCGGCATCGGCAAGTTCAGCTACGACGATTTCGATCGCGCCGTGCGCCACGGCATCGCCAGGGACGGCTCCACGCTGTACCCGGCCATGCCCTATGCCTCGTATGCGAAGGTCAAGCCGTCCGACATGCAGGCGCTATACGCGTACTTCATGCATGGTGTGCAGCCAATCGAGCGGGCCAACAAGGCGACCGATATTCCGTGGCCGCTGTCGATGCGCTGGCCACTGCGTTTCTGGCGCATGGCTTTCGCCCCGGAGGTGGCCACCGACGACCCACCGGTATCCAATGACCCGGTGGCGCGCGGCCGCTATCTGGTGGAGGGGCTCGCGCACTGCGGCGCTTGTCACACGCCTCGTGGCTGGGGATTGCAGGAGAAGGCACTGAGCGATGACGGCAAGACCTATCTCTCGGGGGGCGTGATCGATAACTTCCTGGCGAAGAACCTACGCGGCGACCAGAAGGATGGTCTCGGCACGTGGACGCAGGACGAGATCTTCGCGTTTCTGAAGAGCGGGCGCACTAAGCATTCGGCGGCATTCGGCGGCATGTCGGAAGTGGTCGAGAACAGCATGCAGCACGTGAACGATGCTGACCTGACGGCGATTGCGGCATACCTGAAGACGCTGACCTCAGTGAATCCCAGTGCGGCCGTGTTGACGGCGAACGCCAGTGCGACGGACAAGCTGCGTGCCGGAACGGATCGCAGCAACGGCGCGCTGACTTTTGTCGACAACTGCGCAGCATGTCATCGCACGAGTGGCAGTGGCTACGAGAGTACGTTCCCGAGGATCGCGCTCAGCTCAACCGTGAACAGCAACGATCCAACGTCGCTGATCCACATCGTCCTGATGGGTGGTGAGATGCCGTGGACGAAGACCGGCCCGACGCACTACGGGATGCCCGGATTCGCCAAGCGTCTGACGGATCGGGATATCGCCGATGTGCTGACGTTCGTGCGGACGAGTTGGGGGAATCAGGCGCCGCCGGTAAGCGCGGAGCAGGTGGCGAAGGTGCGCAAGTCAGTTGGCGCAGCGTCTCAGCCAAAACGGCCTGAGAACAACTGA